One part of the Solanum dulcamara chromosome 8, daSolDulc1.2, whole genome shotgun sequence genome encodes these proteins:
- the LOC129899583 gene encoding protein ASPARTIC PROTEASE IN GUARD CELL 1-like: protein MAISLSNLISFFILTIIVFVSFLPCSLCRSLVSSLPHSQILDVSKSIQNTLQVLSPNLKSLQQQEAIKQQQQPLYSSSSSSAFSVSIYPRSSLVKPQHRDYTSLTLSRLARDTARVSSLTAMLQLSPTNFTYSDLKSVRTMSGPEEFQTPVTSGSSEGSGEYFARLGVGEPAKEFYMAIDTGSDINWLQCEPCSECYQQTDPIFNPSDSSTYNPVSCDSPECSALDASSCYVDTCMYQVSYGDGSYTEGELATETVSFGNSGSFSNVVIGCGHDNEGLFTGSAGLLGLGGGSLSLPSQVKATSFSYCLVDSDSDSSSTLEFNSAGPNDSVFAPLLRNSKRDTFFYIGLEGISVGGEMLQVPASIFQVDDNGRGGIIVDSGTAVTRLQSRVYDALRDTFVKYAQNLPSSDRFELFDTCFDLSSMRRASVPTVAFHFSGGKTLPLHAQNTLVPIDSSGKYCLAFAPTDESLSIIGNVQQQGTRVSYDLTNNLVGFSRDKC from the coding sequence ATGGCCATATCACTTTCTAATTTAATTTCCTTCTTTATTCTCACGATCATCGTCTTTGTTTCTTTCCTTCCTTGTTCTCTATGTCGCTCACTAGTTTCTTCACTTCCACATTCCCAAATCCTCGATGTCTCAAAATCCATTCAAAACACCCTTCAAGTTCTCTCTCCCAATTTGAAATCTCTCCAACAACAAGAAGCAATAAAACAACAACAGCAACCTCTTTATTCTTCGTCGTCTTCCTCTGCATTCTCTGTATCAATCTATCCTCGTTCTTCTCTTGTGAAACCCCAACACAGAGACTATACATCTCTTACTCTCTCCCGACTAGCTCGTGACACGGCCCGAGTTTCCTCACTCACTGCTATGCTTCAACTTTCTCCCACTAATTTTACTTATTCTGATCTCAAATCGGTTCGAACCATGTCGGGACCTGAAGAATTTCAGACCCCTGTTACATCTGGATCAAGTGAAGGCAGTGGCGAGTATTTTGCTCGTCTAGGAGTTGGAGAACCTGCCAAGGAATTTTACATGGCTATTGATACTGGCAGCGATATCAATTGGCTTCAATGTGAACCCTGTTCCGAATGTTACCAACAAACGGATCCGATTTTCAACCCGTCTGATTCCTCCACATACAATCCGGTTTCTTGCGACTCACCGGAGTGCTCGGCACTTGATGCCTCGAGTTGTTATGTCGATACGTGTATGTATCAAGTCTCCTATGGAGATGGGTCGTACACAGAAGGAGAATTAGCAACTGAAACGGTGTCGTTTGGTAACTCTGGATCGTTCTCTAATGTTGTTATAGGCTGTGGCCATGATAATGAAGGGCTATTTACCGGGTCAGCTGGGTTGTTAGGTCTCGGCGGCGGCTCATTATCTCTTCCATCTCAAGTAAAAGCGACGTCGTTTTCCTACTGCCTGGTAGACAGTGATTCTGATTCTTCATCGACGTTGGAGTTCAATTCCGCCGGACCAAATGACTCGGTGTTTGCACCATTGCTACGTAACTCGAAGAGAGACACTTTTTTCTACATCGGTCTCGAAGGAATCAGCGTCGGCGGCGAGATGTTACAGGTTCCGGCGAGTATTTTTCAGGTGGACGATAATGGGAGGGGAGGAATTATCGTGGATTCTGGAACAGCGGTGACTCGTTTGCAGAGCAGAGTTTACGATGCTTTACGTGACACATTCGTGAAATATGCTCAGAATTTGCCGTCATCTGATAGATTCGAGTTGTTTGATACATGCTTTGATCTGTCGTCTATGAGAAGGGCGAGTGTTCCGACGGTGGCGTTTCATTTTTCTGGTGGTAAAACGCTGCCGTTGCATGCACAGAATACTCTGGTTCCGATAGACTCGTCGGGGAAGTATTGCTTAGCGTTTGCTCCGACGGATGAATCACTGTCGATAATCGGGAATGTTCAGCAGCAGGGGACGCGTGTCAGTTATGACCTGACTAATAACCTTGTTGGATTTAGTCGTGATAAATGTTAG